Sequence from the Aspergillus nidulans FGSC A4 chromosome III genome:
ACGCGCCCCTAATAGAAGATTGACCCTGGCGCAAATCTACAGATGGATATCAGATACGTTCTCATATTACAAGAACAGTGATCCAGGCTGGCAAAACAGTATTCGGCACAATCTCAGCCTGAATAAGGCGTTCATCAAACAGGAGCGCCCAAAGGATGATCCTGGTAAAGGAAATTACTGGGCCATTGAACCAGGCATGGAAACACAGTTCATTAAAGACAAACCCGTGCGCCGAGCAACAATGACCAGCATGCCCACCCTTTCTATAACACCACAGCAGGAACCCACGTACTCACAAGGCTCAAGCGCCACCACCTGGGCTGTACCGCCACCTGCTCAGCACCCCGTCTCCAAAAGCTCAAAACATGTGGATCTGTCGTCTGACGCTACAATTCCCGCGTCTgatccagctcttcaggaAGACATTGGTGATGATACGGCTGCCTGTCTGACAACCAATCCTCCACGCTCGTCTCCTCCACAACCGATTCACTCTTCTCCTCCCGTTGCACCGCCGCGATTCGCGCGCCCAGCAACTCCCCCAACTCCTTGTCATCCTTCCATTCCTAGTGATGGGCCGCGTCACCGTAAGCGGAAGTCGAATACTATGAATGATAGTGGCTACTTCTCTTCACTGGAATCTTCTGCCATGCGGTCAAACAAAGCTAGTCACTACCTAACTTCCGACACGGATATTGAACCCCCTCGTATTAAGCGTGGAagggcggaagaagagattgCGCGCATTCGAAGCTCTTCTCGAGATATAAGCCCAAGTCACTCTGGGTACTTGAAAGAAACAGGGATCGTTGTTGGTTCCTCTCCGGTCCGCAACGAATATATAAACGTGCTTGCAGGCCCCCTGACCCCCGTTATCAAGTTCAAAAAGCCTGCGAAACCGCCTCCATCAGTGTCACCAAACACTAATCTTCGAAACCACCGCAAGAAAATCCAGCACATGGTCAACTCCCCAATAAAGCGACTAGGCCTGGATGAAGATCTTCCATGGAGTCCTGCCTTCAACATACATGACGAGGCTTATACTCCACACGATGGTCTTCATGTTTCCTTCGACGTTTTTGCCGACCCGACTACTGAGCCTGTATCTAATCCGGCTTACGGTTCCCCTGAAAAACGCTCGGCTAAACGTGCTCGTACTGAAGCACATGGACCAACTGGAAATGCCCTCGCAGATATCACTGCTTTGAGTGCTAACAACCGGATTGGGGGCCTTAAGCCCTTATCGCCGAATAAGTCAAAaagactttttttttctgactCGCCGTCAAAACTTCCTGACTCTGGACGCTTCATTGATTCTGCGCACGATGATTTTTTCTCATGGCATCTTTTTGATGACAGCCCACAGGAAGTAGACGGTGTCGACCTTCTACAAGGATTCCAAAAAATAGGGGGTTCGAGCAAGGACGATGCCTCGAAATCTCGATCCCATATCTCACAGCCAACTTTTCAGCGCGGCAGCAACACGCGGCCTTGACGCTTCATGCCTTGTTGCTTTATCTTCCTCCTTACCAGAACAGATCTGAGTTGTCCACGAAAATGTCTTTGTTCATGTCAGTGGTGTCTTGAGTTTTGTTTATTCTTTGTTTTCCCGCAACGGGCGTTCACTTTGGATTTGGCCATGCACATGTCCTAATACCTACTTACCCATTGGTTCCTAAGATTAAAGAGCTGGCGTTTACCGGGGTTTCTCTATATCCGCTCATTTTGGTGCTTTCACAATCATTCTCCCTGGAGTTTTGGGTGGAGGTAGGGCTCGTCGTTGTTGGCTTTGATTACCTGAGATGATTTTATGACGACCTTTACGACGATATCTGTTAGGATATACATGAGTATGCAGCGTTTATATCAGCATGTTTCTTTTTCGCCGTCTTCATTGCTATCTTTGTCACTGCCATTACGACTGTGTCTTATTCGAACTTGGTTAAGAGATAGTATCTACCTGAGCATCTGATTATGGAAAAGCCCGTAAACACATCCTAACTGTAAAACTCCTGCGTCTATCGACCATAGCCGTGCCCGGTTTCCTCGGTGCCAGCACAGGGGTACCATTTCGTCCCAACGCAAGGTCGGATACAGAACATACGTGAAAAATAGGGATAATTGGCACGCCGCACCGTCTGCGAGACTGACTCCTACGTAGGCCGGGAGAACAACAAGGCTGCTGACCAGCTGCTTTTGGGCCGACAGAGTTGCTGCAGGGACAGGTACTATGGTTTACCAGTTTGTCCACGCAGTGTCGAACGTCTGTCTTCACGAACCCCAGGTCGAAACACCCAGGCCAGATCGAGTCATGCATAATGCGCACAGCTGAGAGACCGCAGAAGGGATATGCCACTCGAACCCGCTGTCATTCTTCAACGATGTGTGGCAATATTAACATATAGGCACAAAGCACCGTAAGGAAGTCTTAGTCACTGCTCGCGCAACCACGGCATCCGCAGCTGACACACTGGATGATCTGATCCTCCTTTAGTTGAGCCTTCGGTACCCGGCAAATACAAGTGGCGTTAAAGTTGGTTTCCTTGGTTTGGATGCAGCGGAGACAACAAAGCTGAGAAGTTTGTCAGTCCGGCCTCATATATATTGCGACGAGTGATAACAGCGAAGAACTTACCTTCTCGTACCCttgcttcttccacttcgcGATCAAGTTCGCATCCGCATACCCGTTCTTCAAGAGCCATTCATATAGCTGTTTCGATATAGCCTCTTTCTGGTAGTAAAGATCGTAAATGTATCTTGAGCCTATATTGATAAGGTTCAGGTAAGTTCAGGGAGTTGGAACTTTGAATGGTGTATGAAGACTAGGATAAAGATACTGACGTTGGTGAGTGATCTGGAAGATAGGCCACAGGACCTcgtgcttcttctttccctcatgCGGCGCATTCTCGGCATCTTTCATTTTATTGCTGAACTCTAACAAAGTgtcttcaatatcgtcgaAGCCCGCTGGGGGTGGCTTGCGATTGCGAGATGTGCGGATCGGAGGCATCTTCTTTATGGGCTTCGTGATTCAGTTGATGAAAAATCGATCTTCAAAGAGACAGAGAGTACCGGAATCGCTTAAAAGATATGTTTGGAAGTCAAACTCAACGTCGCGGAGAAAGGAAATTAGAGCTCTAAGAAGCGTAAGAACCAGGCTAAGACCTTATCAGATAGTGCATGCTCTCACCGCCCTAGCTCTGGAAGATCGATGTCATTTTTTCGGCGCAGCAACATCTCAGTTGACAACTACTCCGTACCCGCCACTCTTATCTGTCCAGCAAACTCGATTTTACAATTTCCAGCAGAGCAATTTCCAGCAGACCACCGACAGAATGGAACAAACCCTCGAtgtcagcaagctcagcgaaGCCGACCAAAAAGAGCTGCACCAGATCCTGCAAACAGAATCACAGAAGGCCGCTATCCAGCAAAGTACGCCGTCCGcaatttttttctttctcaaccATTGggttgctgagcttgctTCATTGCTCATTTAGCCTCTGCTAACACACGCGTGTTGCTTAGATGTCCATCACCTAGCCGATGCTTGCTGGAAGAAGTGCATTACCTCGAAGGTTACATCCAGTCGGTTGGAGAAGAGCGAAGAAGCTTGCGCAATGAACTGTGTCGACCGTTGGCTGGACACCAACAATGCCGTACTCAAGCATTTGCAAGCTATGCAGAAACAATAACTGTCCATATTACTTCCGACTAGAGTAATTCACGGAGGTTATAGAGGTTCAGGGCTTGATGTCTTATAACTGCCACCATCTGGTCGGAACGATTTGCGGTCACTGTAGACACGGAGACTTGGTGTATTGTGAATGATGTGGCGGACCTGTATGTACTATAGCAATGCAATACATTTTGAATGAAGCTCAGTCTTAAGTCTTCTCTTCGATTTACATATTCTCAAACTACTTTAGGTTCCCAGCGCCGTGTATAGAACCGTGACTACTGTTATCTCTCCAGAGGTTCATGGAATAAACCTGGCTGACAACTACACAGGGTATACTCGTGCATCAAAGCTCTTTTGTTTTATTCATTCAGCCATTTGTTATCGCACAACAGCAGGGAGCTGTAGGGCCGATATATAAGCCACCGCGCAAAAGAAAACCATTTCCCAGACCCATTAGAAAATCAATCACTTAGACAATAGCAAGCTTGGTAGCAGCAATGTCGAGAGCGTCAACATCAGGGGTAAGACGAGCAAAGGCCTTCTTCAGTCCATCGGGCCTGTATTCTAGTTAGAtgctgctttttctttcgtATAAGATCTTCCGGAGCGTACCTAACGAGAGTGTTGACCTTGACAGTCTCAACATCGTATAGCTTCTTGAGGGCGGCCTTAATCTGTCGCTTGTTGGCCTTGACGTCCACGATGAACACAAGGGTGTTGTTCTCCTCAATCTTCTTCATAGCACTCTCGGTGTTCAAGGGGTAGAGAATGATCTTGGCGGCATCGAGGCGAGGAAGGTGAGGGACGGACACGCGCGGGTACTTGGGAGACCGGGACAGCTGGAGGGTCTTGGGGCGGTGGAaggtggtggaggtgcgGATCTTGCGAGTCTTGTGCGCCTGAATATGTCGAGTAACATTTTAGCCATAGGGTTCTGTGATAATTCATAATTGAGGACGTTTTAGACGTACGCCTGCACCCTTCAAGACTGCCTTGGCGGCAGCACCAGCCTTGTCGCTGGGCTTCGACTTGCCTGTTCAGAAAAAGGAATGTGAGTGATTTATTTTAGAATTGAATTTTCGAGTCGGTATGCAGTATAGTTGTCGGAGGGAATCTTGGAATCAAACAAAAGCATAACCGAGTCGATACGTGGTTCTTTCAGTTCCTTCATCCTGGAATAGATTGCGCGGGACGAATATGAAGAATTCCTGTATAACACGACTCCATGCTCTCGAACATATCCCAAAATCGACAACAGATATCGAGAATAAAAGGTCTGGATCGCTCAAGCTTGCATACCTGTCTTCTTCTGAACGGGGGCCATGGCTGTCGTTTGGCGCTGTTGTCGTGATTGTCGCAGTGTCGAAAGTCGAATTGTTCGGAATGTCTTCGCTTAGCAAAAACCCTCGCGGCTTCCTCTGTGGGTCACCTGACCAGCCCTCCTAGAATCTTGGCGTGATTCGTTTTTTACCGCCTTTCACCACAGgcagaaaagagaagaaaaaaaaagcggTCTGCTATCCGAAGCCATACATTACCTTACTATGACAATGTACATCTTGCAATTGAAACATGCATTATGGCTACGAAAAAATCGGAGAACAGACGTCCCGCGCTACTTTCTCGCACTCGCCCACCAACAGTTCAGAAGAAAAATGCAGCCTTATCAGCAAAGGCAACGCGAACTCTCATACGCTCTCATCACACACTTTTAAAACAGCGAGCGCAAGCACTAAAATCAGGCGACCAGGATTTAGTGCGCAAGCTCGAGGCGGATATACGAGCAAACGGTGGACTAAAAAGTTATCAGATAGCAAGCAAGCTTGGTCAATCTCTAGACCGCGGCGGCGACTCAAGCAGAGTCCTTGTCAACTGGATCAGCCCTAGTTTGAACGTATTGAGAAGCACGTCTCTGAAGCTCCGGGTCCTCGAGATCGGTGCGCTCAGTACCAAGAATGCATGCTCTCAGCACAAACACCTCGATGTCACGAGAATTGATTTAGACTCTCAGGAACCCGGGATCTTGAAGCAGGATTTCATGGAACGACCGCTTCCCCTAAGTAATGACGAACGGTTTCACATCATATCACTCTCCCTAGTGCTGAATTACGTCCCTGATCCAGTCGATCGAGGAGAAATGTTGAAGCGTTGTGTTACTTTCTTGACCAAGGAACCACCGCAGGGCTCCTCTATAACTATTGTGCCAAGGTTGTTCCTTGTGCTCCCTGCTCCCTGCGTCACAAACTCGCGATACCTTACTCAGCAGAGACTGCACGACATTCTGACAAGTATTGGTTTTTCTCTGGCAGAGGACAAGCAAACGACAAAATTAATATACCAGCTTTGGGAGTACGACGGAATATGCCAGCCCaagcagttcaagaaggagcttCTAAATCCAGGGAAAACGAGGAATAATTTTGCTATTGTTATCAAGAGTGGAAGCCAATAAACAGAAACTATCTCGCATGGAAACTCATATCGGAACAATGGTGGCCTGTGGTAGAAATGCCCAAACGGTCCCAATGACCGCTAGCACTGAGGATATGATTAGAAGGAAATAATCCAGGATCCGTTCCCTTGGGTCAATCTTCTTCCCGAATATCTTCAGATAAAATGTGAGCGGCAAGATGATGCATATGGTGAAGCACAACGCGGAGCCCATTAACGCCATTATTCTATCGAAAGACGGGAAAATGATCGCCATGACGACAATAATGGCCACGACCATTATTCGGATTAACGTCCTTAGCACTTGGCGTACAAGTAGATCTCGATCGGTACGGTCCGTGTTTATATCATTGCG
This genomic interval carries:
- a CDS encoding protein mcnB (transcript_id=CADANIAT00006192) encodes the protein MSPKQPAKRVLGAHSSQDRTTTIKPQPRLEPSPLPLQSTENPPSHHKYVLNPTSTSPNRVSPTKFSRESRTSGCAQARLGYVPITAPAPPTFTTDSPIKKIPLETYSHPTPSSAPMPQSALFTTFSSVRNVKHTTTGDLDVDVPSADTFADFPEPSQLAKHSFKRSLLDAAPLKERTKKPKGEEVTTVQLPEPHELPPIEDDGTKPPYSYATLIGMSILRAPNRRLTLAQIYRWISDTFSYYKNSDPGWQNSIRHNLSLNKAFIKQERPKDDPGKGNYWAIEPGMETQFIKDKPVRRATMTSMPTLSITPQQEPTYSQGSSATTWAVPPPAQHPVSKSSKHVDLSSDATIPASDPALQEDIGDDTAACLTTNPPRSSPPQPIHSSPPVAPPRFARPATPPTPCHPSIPSDGPRHRKRKSNTMNDSGYFSSLESSAMRSNKASHYLTSDTDIEPPRIKRGRAEEEIARIRSSSRDISPSHSGYLKETGIVVGSSPVRNEYINVLAGPLTPVIKFKKPAKPPPSVSPNTNLRNHRKKIQHMVNSPIKRLGLDEDLPWSPAFNIHDEAYTPHDGLHVSFDVFADPTTEPVSNPAYGSPEKRSAKRARTEAHGPTGNALADITALSANNRIGGLKPLSPNKSKRLFFSDSPSKLPDSGRFIDSAHDDFFSWHLFDDSPQEVDGVDLLQGFQKIGGSSKDDASKSRSHISQPTFQRGSNTRP
- a CDS encoding U2 snRNP complex subunit BUD31 (transcript_id=CADANIAT00006193); this encodes MPPIRTSRNRKPPPAGFDDIEDTLLEFSNKMKDAENAPHEGKKKHEVLWPIFQITHQRSRYIYDLYYQKEAISKQLYEWLLKNGYADANLIAKWKKQGYEKLCCLRCIQTKETNFNATCICRVPKAQLKEDQIIQCVSCGCRGCASSD
- a CDS encoding Tim10/DDP family zinc finger protein (transcript_id=CADANIAT00006194), which codes for MEQTLDVSKLSEADQKELHQILQTESQKAAIQQNVHHLADACWKKCITSKVTSSRLEKSEEACAMNCVDRWLDTNNAVLKHLQAMQKQ
- a CDS encoding ribosomal 60S subunit protein L25 (transcript_id=CADANIAT00006195); the encoded protein is MAPVQKKTGKSKPSDKAGAAAKAVLKGAGAHKTRKIRTSTTFHRPKTLQLSRSPKYPRVSVPHLPRLDAAKIILYPLNTESAMKKIEENNTLVFIVDVKANKRQIKAALKKLYDVETVKVNTLVRPDGLKKAFARLTPDVDALDIAATKLAIV
- a CDS encoding 25S rRNA (adenine2142-N1)-methyltransferase (transcript_id=CADANIAT00006196), whose amino-acid sequence is MATKKSENRRPALLSRTRPPTVQKKNAALSAKATRTLIRSHHTLLKQRAQALKSGDQDLVRKLEADIRANGGLKSYQIASKLGQSLDRGGDSSRVLVNWISPSLNVLRSTSLKLRVLEIGALSTKNACSQHKHLDVTRIDLDSQEPGILKQDFMERPLPLSNDERFHIISLSLVLNYVPDPVDRGEMLKRCVTFLTKEPPQGSSITIVPRLFLVLPAPCVTNSRYLTQQRLHDILTSIGFSLAEDKQTTKLIYQLWEYDGICQPKQFKKELLNPGKTRNNFAIVIKSGSQ